The window GCGCGGTCGTCCTCACCCGGGCCCTGGCTGAACCCTCGGCCGCCACCCGGCTGCACCAGGCGGTCATCGCCGAACCCGGCCCGATGGACGGCCCCACATCGAGGATCAGCGGGCACAAGGGACGTCCGTCAGCGCGCGGCCTCGCACCGAGCGCGAACGGACCGCGATCGACACACATCCCCCGGTACGCCGTGGCGTTCGGCCTCATGCGGCTCGGCCTCCTCACCACCGACACCGGGCTGATCGGACAGGCTGAGGGCGACAACGCGTTCACCGCCGCCGACCTCGGCAGCGACACGGCTTCCGCCTACTGCGCGCGCGACGCGGACCGAATCCCGTCCGAGGACACGCCCCAGAACTTCTCCTTCAGTCCCGCCGCCAGCCTCCGCGTCCAGCAGACGGTGAAGGACTCTCCCTCCATCGCATCGCGACTCCGGCGCTCAAAGACCCCCGCCATGCTGATGATCGCCGAGTGCTCCTCGCAGCTTCGCCAGTGGGCGACCACCATCCTGGCCAATGACCCCGCCATCCAGCGCACGCAGTACATGTCCGGCGTCGGGCATCACATGTGGAACGGCCTGGATGACAACGACGATCGAACCGCGGCGGTCATCACCGCGTTCCTCCGAGGCGAGCCGGCACCCCTGCCCGACCACCCCACCCGCGAGGAGATTCCCGCCTTCCTGCTCGACCGCGAGTGACCCTCCGCGGTGCGCGTCGCGGTCGCGCGTGTGCTGTGACGCCGCCCGTACACGCCGTCGTGTACGGGTTCCAGGCGAACCCGGCACGTAACCCCTTCTCGGCATCCGGCCGTTGTACTCGTTGCAAGAGGTGACGCGGTGTGACAAGGGGGTGCTCAGCCATGGCAAGTGGCAGTGCGCTTGATTCGTCCGGCAGTATGAAGGCGTTCGGGGCGGCCCTGAAGGTCTTCCGTGAACGGGCCCTGCTGACGCAGGAACAGTTGGCCGAGCGGCTCAACTACTCGCACGCTTCGGTCGCTTCGGTGGAGCAGGGACGGCGGATGCCCTCCGCGACCTTCGTCGAGCGGGCGGAGGAGGCTCTGGAGTCGTTCGGTGTGCTGCGGGCCGTGGCCCGGCATGTCGGGCGGCAGCGCGGGCTCGCGGTCTGGTTCCGGGAGTGGGCGCAGCTGGAGGAGACGGCGGTCAGCCTGTGCACGTACGAGTGCCGGGTCGTGCCGGGGCTGCTCCAGACCGAGGCCTACACGCGCGCGGTGATGCTCAACGTGCCGCCTCCGCCGACGGTGGAGCAGTTGCAGGAGCGGATCGCCGCCCGGCTGGCGCGGCAGGAACTGTTGACGCGCAGGCCGCCGGTCGCGTTCAGTTTCATTGTCGAGGAGTCGGTACTGCTGCGGCACACGGGAGACGAGGAGGTCACCCGGGAACTGCTCGACCACCTCCTCGTCCGCACGCAACCGTGGAACGTGGAGCTGCAGATCATGCCGCAGCGGCAGCCCCACCACGCGGGTACGGACGGGCCCATGCAGCTTCTTGAGACCCCGGAGCGCCAGTGGTTGGGGTACTCGGAGGGGCAGAAGACCGGGCAGCTGGTTTCTGACCGGGAAGCGGTGAGCGTGATGCAGATGCGCTATGCCAAGATGCGCTCGCAGGCTCTGTCCCCCGCGGACTCGGCCGAGTTGTTGCAGCGGATGCGAGGAGCGCTATGAGCACCAACAGTCAGCTGGAATGGTTCAAGAGCAGCTACAGCGGGTCCGAAGGCGACAGCTGTGTGGAAGTCGCACTCGCACTCGGGGCCGTGCACGTACGCGACTCCAAGCAGATTGACGGACCGCGGTTCGAGGTCGCCTCCCCGGCGTGGGCGGAGTTCCTCGGGTTCGTGGGGTAGGCCGGGAGCTGTGGCTCAATAGCCGCCGAGGAGGGTCCGTACCCTCCGCAGCGCCTCCGGGCCGGCGGTGCTGTGCCAGCGGGTGGGGTCGGCGGGGCGGCGGCCCCACAGGAGGAGGACGCGGGTGGCCGCGTCGCTCTCGATCGTGGCCGGGCCCTCCGGGGCGGCGAGCCGGATCGTGCCGCCGTCGGCGTCCGCGGCCACCACGATGTCGTCGGTGCCCGGGGTGCGCAGGCGGCCCTCGACCCGCCCCTCGGGGCCCAGGTCCAGACCGGCGCGGCCCCGGACCAGCAGGGGCCGGCCCACCGACACCACGCTGTGCTCCGTCATCCACGACTCGTTGAGGGACCGCACGGCCGTCCGGTCGTCGCCGGTCAGGTCCCAGCGGTGGAGGATCAGTTCCTCCCGCATGTGTTCCGCGAAGAAGGGGACCTGCACGGAACGGCCGGTCCACATCACTTCCGTGTCCGGGGACAGGTCCTGCGCCGCGGCCGCCGCGATTTCGGTGAGCTGTTCACAGTTGGTCATGAACGCCGCCCAGAGCTCGGTGTCCGACATCCGCCGGTAGGTAGCCTCGCGCGCGAAGCTCCTGGTCTCCACCGGTGCGCCCGCGAGGAACGCTCGCAGCACCCGCGCCAGTTCCTCGGCGTTCCCCGTCTGGTGGACCAGGATGTCGCGCACGGTCCACGCCTCGCACCACGTGCCGTCGTCGGGCCTACGGCCCTGCACGGCGTGGATGAAGGGAGCCAGCTCGGGCAGCGTGTCGTCGACCTTGGACGGGATCACGTGCCATGGGTATCCCGGTCGGGCCGCAGACCAAACCACCGGGCGGCCGATCGGGGCACAGTGCCTCGGGGCGGAGCGCCGAGCGGGTGCGGTCGCCCCCTCCGTGGGTACCCGTTCGCGTGCGGCGACCTGACGACCGTACGACGGAGAGCCGGGGCGAGCGCATGCCCGAACTGCCGGATGTCGAGGGATTCCGCGAGGTGCTGATGACCTGCGGCCGGCAGCGGTGCGTCACGGACGTCGAGGTGCGGGACATTGGGGTGCTGGGGGGCGTCAGCGCGCAGCGGCTGCGCAGGGAGCTGACGGGCCGGCGCCTGGGGGAGGCGTGGCGGCACGGAAAGTGGTTGTTCGTGCCGGTCGGCGACGGCGGTCCCGTACTGGTCTGGCACTTCGGCATGACGGGGTCGCTGCGGTGCTGTGCCCCGGACGAGCCCCTCGCGCCGCACGATCGCGTCGTGCTGACGCTCGACGGCGCCCGGCACCTGCGCTACGGCGATCAACGCAAGCTCCAGGGCGTGCAGTTGGCCGACGACGCGCGGCTCGCGCGGATCGTGGACGGTCTGGGTCCCGACGCCCTGACCGTGAGCCGAGCGGAGTTCCGGGACCTGCTGTCGGGACGGCGGCGTGCCGTCAAGAGCGCGCTGATGGACCAGTCCGTGATCGCGGGTCTCGGGAACCTCCTGTGCGACGAGATCCTCTGGCGGGCCCGGGTGGCACCCCGGACCCGGGCGCGGGACCTGAGCGAGACCGCGCTCCGGCGTGTTCACGCGCGGATGGGCCGGGTCCTGGATTCGTCCGTCCGTGCCGGGTGCGTGCCGCCGAGGCGCTCCTGGCTCACCGGGCACCGCGACGACCGCGAGCCGATGTGCCCTCGCTGCGGGTGGCCCCTGTGCTCGAACCGCGTCGGCGGACGCCGCACGGTCTGGTGCCCGCAGTGCCAGAGATGAGCGGAACGGGCCGTTGCGGAGGGCGGAACCGATCATGGGATGATGACCGGCGACAAAAAGGCGACGGCGGTCCGAGGAAGCCGGTGTGAATCCGGCGCGGTCCCGCCACTGTGACCGGTGAGCGAGTTCCGGAACGCCACTGCCCCGTACGGGGTGGGAAGGCGGGACGAGCGAAGACCCGGGAGCCAGGAGACTCACGCGGTCGCCTCCTCGATCGACACCGGGGCGGATCTCCCCGGGAGGGGAGTGGGGCGGCGTGCCCGAAATGCCGACGGACGAGGCGCCGGACGGTGCCGTGGCGGGGAGCGGTCCGGTGCCGTGCCGGGTCGTCGTGTGCCGGGACTGCTGCTGCGGCAGCCCCAAGGTGACCGGGGTGGATCACGCGGCGCAGACCGCGCGGCTGCGCGCGGAGGTGCCGATGCGCGTCTCCGACTGCCTCGACGTGTGCGAGCAGGCGAACGTCATCGTGGTCCAGCCCTCCGCCGTGGGCCGGGCGGCCGGCGCGCGGCCGGTCTGGCTCGGACTCGTCAACGACGTGGACGCGACCGAGGACATCGTCGCCTGGGTGCGCGCCGGGGGCCCGGGGGTTGCCCCCCTGCCGGAGATCCTCGGCCTCTACGCCATCAAGCCGCCACGGCGACCCACGGACTCCTGAGGCTCGTGCGTGCCGGGACGGACGCGCCAGGACGCGCCCGCTGGGACGCCTGCACGCGCTGGGACGCCCGCACGCGCGAGGAGACCCGTACCAGCGCGAAGACCGTCCCGTCGTCACCGGCCGGGGAACGGCCGGGCCTCCGCCAGCGTGACCGGGTCGCCGGCCGGCACCCCGTGCAGGACCTGGGCGAGTACCTCCGCGCCGCGCACCACCCGGGGCCCCGGCCGGTTGAAGTAGGACGGGCCGTCCAGCACCCAGACGCGACCGGACCGTACCGCGGGCAGATCCGTCCAGCCGGGCAGCCCGCTGAGCAACGAGGCTTCCCGCAGGGTGCGTTCGGGAGGAAAGCCGCACGGCAGGACGAGGACCACGTCCGGCTGCGCGGTGCGTACCGCCTCCCAGGTCACCGGCTTGGTGTGCTCGCCGGGGGCGGCGAGGAGCGGCTTGCCCCCGGCGGCGGTGATCTGCTCGGGCACCCAGTGCCCGGCGGGCCATAGCGGGTCGAGCCACTCGATCGCCGCCACCCGGGGCCGGCCGAGTCCGGCGACCGCGTCGCGGACCCGGTCGAGGCGGTCCCGCAGCTCGGCCCGGCGCTGGCGCGCGCGCTCACCCACGTCGAGCAGGTCGCCGACGGTGACCAGGCAGTCCAGTACGTCGTCGAGCGTGCGCGGCTCCAGGCTGAGGACCCGGGTGCCGGCGTCGAGCAGCCGTACGGTCCGGCTGACCCTCTCGTACGACACCGCGCACACGTCGCACAGGTCCTGGGTGAGCACCACGTCGGGGCGCAGAGCGGCCAGGGCCTCGGTGTCCAGCGTGTACAGCGACGAACCGGAGTGCGCCGACCCGCCGACGGCGTCGGAGATCTCCCGGCTGGTGAGCGCGTCCTGGTCCAGGTCCGCCCCGGTCACCACGGGGACGGAGGCGACCTCGCGCGGCGGCCAGTCGCACTCGTGGGTGCGGCCGGCCAACTGCTCCGAAAGGCCGAGTTCGGCGACGATGTCGGTCGCGGCGGGCAGCAGGGAGACGATGCGCATACGTCGACTGTAGGAGACTCCAGGACCCGCCCTGTGCGCCATGGCGAAGCAGTTCGCCACCGACGCCGGGTACTCGGTCGCCGACCGGGCTCTCCAACTGCACGGCGGCTACGGCTACCTCAGCAAGTCCGGCATTGAGAAGATCGTCTGTGACCTGCCTGTCCACCAGATCCTGGAAGGAACCAACGAGATCATGCGTGTCATCGTGGCCCGCGGCCTGACGGAGGCGGTGGGATGACCGCCACCGAGGAACCCGTCCTGTTCCACACTGCCGGACGGGCCGCCCACATCACCCTCAACCGGCCCAGGGCCCTCAACGCCCTCACCCATGAGATGGTGCGTCGCATCGACGAGGCACTGACGGCCTGGGAACACGACCCGGCCGTGGAGACCGTCGTCATCACCGGCGCGGGGGAGCGCGGCCTGTGCGCGGGCGGTGACATCCGTGCCATCCACGACGACGCCCGCGACGGGGACGGCACCGCCTCGGCCGCCTTCTGGCGCGACGAGTACCACCTCAACGCCCGCATCGCCCGCTACCCGAAGCCGTACGTCGCCATCATGGACGGCATCGTCATGGGCGGCGGCGTCGGCGTCTCCGCGCACGGCAGAGTCCGTATCGTCACCGAGCGTTCGCGGATCGCGATGCCGGAGACGGGCATCGGCTTCGTGCCCGACGTCGGCGGCACCTACCTGCTCGGCCTGGCACCCGGTGAGCTGGGCACGCACCTCGCGCTGACCGGCGCGCAGATCGGCGCGGGCGACGCCTTGCTGTGCGGTCTCGCCGACCACTACATACCGTCCGGAGCGCTCGGCGCCTTCGTCGGCGACCTTGCCCGCATGCCCGTACGGGACGCCCTGGCGTCTCATGTTCGGACGCCGCCGCAGGGAGAGCTGGCGCAGCGGCGGGCGTGGATCGACTCCTGCTACGCCGCCGGGACCGTCGAAGACATCGTGAGCCGGCTGCTGGACCAGGATGAGCCCGCAGCCAAGGAGGCGGCCGAAACCCTGCTCACCAGGTCACCGACCGCCGTGAAGGCCACCCTGGCCGCCGTGCGTTGCGCCCGCCGTCTCGGATCGCTTGAGGCGGTCCTGGACCAGGAGTACCGCGTCTCCTGCGCCGCCCTGAGCAGCCCCGATCTGGTGGAGGGCATCCGCGCCCAGCTCATCGACAAGGACCGCCGCCCCCGCTGGTCTCCAGGCACCCTCGCCGAGGTGATGGACGCCGACGTGGACCGCTACTTCGCCCCGCTCGGCGTCCGTGAACTGGGCCTCGCCGACCCCGGCAGCACCGCGGAGGTGGTTTGGTGACCCGGACCGCGTTCATCGGATTCGCTCCCCGCTGGCCGCCAAGCTCAGGGTGATCCCCGGCAACTGCGGCTCCCGGCGTCCGACCCGCGCGGTCGGCAAGGCCAAGGCCATGGAACTGTGCCTGACCGGGCGCACCATGGACGCGGCGGAGGCCGAACGCGCCGGGCTGGTCTCGCGGGTGGTCCCCGCCGACGACCGCAGTTCGGCCACCGCTGACCCACGTGGCCGTCGTCCCGTGCGCCGACGAGTCCGGCCCCGGGCCGGCGGCCGGCAACTGGCCGCCGGCCGACGGCGGATCGCCGGCCGATGGCGGATCGCCGGCCGGCGCACCCGGGTGCGCCGTGCCGCGGCCCGGCTGTCAAGGCGTCAGGCCGGTGCCGGGCAGCCGTCGTCCGCCACCGGCACCTCCTCGTCCTCCCCGGGGCGGAGCACCTGTGCCGAATCGAGCAGGGCCTCGACCACCTCCTCCAGGTCGAGGCGCTGCTCGACCGAGCGCAGGTGCGGCAGGCGCGCGCCGGTGCTGACGCGGGGAGGGGCGAGGAGGCTGCAGCAGTCCTCGTCGGGCAGGACCGAGATGTCGGCGGTGCCGATGGACCGGGCCTCGTCGATGATCTCCTGCTTCTCCCGGCCGATCAGCGGACGCAGTACGGGCAGCGCCGCCGCCTCGTCCACCGCGACCAGGTTGGCCAGCGTCTGACTGGCGACCTGCCCGAGGCTGTCGCCGGTCACCAGCGCCTGGGCGCCGATGCGGCCGGCCAGCGCGGAGGCGGTGCGCACCATCAGCCGGCGCTGGGCGACCACCTGGAGCCGCCCGGCCCCCGCCACGGCGAGCTGCTTCTGCGCCTTGCCGAGCGCGACGACGTGCAGGGTTCCGGGCGGCTGGTAGCGGTTCAGCTCACGGGCCAGGGCGTACGCCTTGTACACGGACGAGGGGTTCGTGTAGGGAGCGCCGTTGAAGTGCACGAAGTCGCACGCCAGTCCGCGCCGCATGGCTCGGTGGGCGGCGACGGGGGAGTCGTAGCCGCCGGAGAGCAGGACCAGGGCCCGCCCGCTGGTCCCGACGGGCAGTCCGCTCAGACCGGGGAGGCGTTCGCAGGAGAGGTACGTCTCCCTGCGGTCGATCACGACGTTCAGCGTCACGTCGGGCGTGGTGAGGTCGACCGTCAGCGCGGGCACGGCATCGAGCACGCGGGACCCCAGAAGCACTTCCATCCGGGAGGAGGTCAGCGGGAACTGCTTGTCCCACCGCCGCACCCGCACGGCGAAGCGGAGTCCCCGGCGCTCACCGCTCACGGCACGCAGGGCGTCGATCGCCGACTCCGTGATGTCGTCGAGGGCGCTGGGCACCCGTACGGCGGGCTCGACGGAGTTGAAGCCGACGACCCGCCGGGCCCGCTCCACCAGGGCCTCGACGGGCACCTGCCCGCCCAGCACGGTCACGTTGTGCGCGGTTTTGATCCAGGTCGAGCCGCCGACACCGCGCAGCGCGACGCGCAGGTTGTCCTGAAGCCGCTCGGTGAAGCGGTGGCGGTTGCGGCCCTTGAGGAAGACCTCGCCGTGCTTGAGCAGCACGCACGGGCCGTGGGGGACGGGGGCGGCATCGGAGGAGGCCCGGGGAGCGGGTATGCGGGGATCGTCGGACATGTGAGTGAGCCTCTCAGAAGCCCCGGTCGTCGTCGCAGGTGCCCTCCGTGCCGCCGGGGGGCCTAGGGTCTTTCGTTTGGATCATGCCGGGCTCGCGGGTCCTGGCACCGTGCCTCGCCGCGTTGTCGTCGGTTGGCAGGGCTCCGCCCTGCCGCCCTCCTCCGCCTTGCGACACACGGCACAAGACCCCGCTCCCTGATCCGGCCTGATCCAAACGAAACACCCGAGAGCCGGGCGGCCGGTCTCCGCGCGTTATCACGTCGTGGCGGCGAGTTCGACGAGGTGCCGGGCTGTTCCCGCAGGGTCGACGATCTGATGGAGGTGTGCGCCCGGCAGGTGGGCCACACGCCAGCCGCGATCGCCTGCCTCGGCGGCGAGTTCGGCGTACGGAGGGCCGAACAGCAAGTAGGAGCAGGGGTGGTCGTCCCAGCCGTCGGGGATCGGGACGTGCTGCTCGTAGTAGGACAGCGGCAGGGCGGGCTGCTCCTCCACGACCGTCCGCCGCATTTCGGGATCGGGGAACATGGGCGCGACGTCTGCTTCGTCCCACCAGTCGGTCCAGCGCGGCAGCGTGCCGTCCACGGCCATCGGGCGGAGGAATTCCAGCAACTCGGATGAAGCGACGGGGGTTTGCCCGCGGCGGGCCGGTAGCGCGGCGTCCACGAAGATGGAACCGGTCACCGGATGGTCGAGGCCCGAGCGGATCGCCGGCACGAACAACCCGGCGTTGCTGTGTGCCACCAGCACGACGGGACTGTCGGCCGGGACCTGCCGCAGGTCGTTGCGGACGGCACTGACCGTACGAGGCCAGAAGGGCGGACCGCCGACGCCGACGTGCAGCAGGGACGGCACGCGTACCCGGTGTCCCGCCGCTGTCAGGCGTTCGGCCACAGGGCGCCAGGTCGAGGGGCCCACGGACGGACTGTGCACGAGAACGAAGATCGGCTGCATGTGACGATCGTGTCGGCCGTGGCGTGGGAGGCGCCACCGCCTTGGCCGACAGCAGAAGTACGACTGCCGCAGGCAGTACGACTGCCACAAGGCGTCGAAGCAGCCCTGGGCGTCGTTCACTTCGGCGGGGCGACTCCCGCCAGGCCGTGGCGCAACAGGGCGAAGGCGTGGTCGGCGTCGGCCACCGCTTCGGGGTGGACCTCGTCCGCGGACCGGCCGGCGACGATGCGCTGCCAGTTCACCGACGCCAGGATGCGCTCCGTGGCGATCACCTGGCCGGCCAGCAGGGCCGCCGTGATCTCGCGGCCCGTGTCGAGCGCGTCGACCAGGGTCCGGGCCAGCGCCTCCTCGGCCTGGGCCAGGTACTGGCCGACGCGTGCCACAAGACTCGGCGTGGAGTAGACGAGGCTGTGGAAGGCCAGGACGCTCTGGTCGTCGTTGAGTCCCGTGATGGGATCCCGCGCCGCCAGCCCGTTCAGGAAGTGCTGGTGCAGGGCGTCGATCGCGGACGTTCCCGGCGGTCGCTCCGCCACGACGGTGCTGCTCACCGTCTGGTGGTCGGCGAACCGGTGGACTACCAGGTCTTCCTTGGTCGGGAAGTACTTGAACAGCGTGGGTTTGGAGACCTCGGCCGCGGCCGCGATGTCGACGACTGAGACCTGGTCGAACCCGTGCTCCAGGAAGAGCGTGATCGCCGTGTCGGAGATCGTCTCCCGCGTTCGCTGCTTCTTGCGCTCCCGCAAGCCCATCGGCGCGTTCACCAGGCCATTCGAGTACGTGAATTAACTCGGTCAATATATCTCAGCCCGCGACCGTCGGCCCGCGACCGTCAGTCCGTGAGCGGCTCCGGCAGCGGACGGGCGTGCAGGACGTCGAGCCGGGACACCGCCCGCGTCACCACGACGTACAGCCGGTGCAGTCCGCGCGGCTCGGACTCGACGATCGCGGCCGGTTCCACCACGACGACATGGTCGTACTCGAGGCCCTTGACGACCGTCGCGGGCAGCACGCTCACCCGGGCGGCCGTGCCGACCTCCTCGCCGGTCGCCGTCTCGATGCCCGCCTTGCACAGGGCCGCCGTGGTGGCGGCCACCGCGGCGTCGGCGGCGATGACGGCGACCGACCCTTCGCGTTCGAGAGCCGCGCGGACGGCGGACACGGTGGCGGCCGACGTGTCGTCGACCGCGCTGACCGTCAACTCGCCGTCGCGGCGCAGCGAGCGGGCCGACGGCACGTCGACGCCGAGGTCGGCCACCAGCCGGTTGGCCAGTTCCATGACGGCGGCGGGGACCCGGAAACCAGTGGTCAGCGGGACGACCGTGGCCTGCGCCTTGCCCAGGTGCGTGAGCTGCTCCCGCCAGGTCCGCGCCGACCAGGGCGCGGTGGCCTGGGCCAGGTCGCCCAGCACCGTGATCGAGCCGAAGGCGCTGCGCCGGGCGATCGCCCGGCACTGCATCGGCGACAGGTCCTGGGCCTCGTCCACGACCACATGACCGAAGCCCTCGGGGCGTTCGACGAGCCCGGCGACCGCCGCCTCCTTCGCCTCGTCCCACGTGCCCCGGACCAGTGAGCGGGGCTTGACGAGCCAGTACGCCGTCTCCAGGGGCGGGAGGTCCGACGTGGGGAACTCCGTGGCCACCTCGCGGTAGCGCCGGATCAGTTCCGGCCTGCTTCCGGTCGGGGGTGGATCGGGGTGCGGGGGCCGCCGCAGGGCCTCGTCGTCGAAGCGTTCCTTCTTGAACGAGTTGGAAAACGACGGGGTCGGTCGCGGAAACCAGGTGAACATATTCCGCATCCTCAAGGCCATCCTGCGGGACGCGCGCATGATACGGAAGAATTCGTATAACGCCGATCGAACGTCATCGCATCATGCGGTTCTGCAAAGCTCAACAATGAGCAGACGGGCGCCCTGGGGAAATCCTACTGTTCGTCTGATCTGTCGACTGGCGCATGAGCGAACATGAGTGACGAAAAAGACTGGGTGGCGGTGACTGATCTGCTGCCGGCCCGGGCGGAGCGCTTCCCGGACCGGGTG of the Streptomyces sp. NBC_01788 genome contains:
- a CDS encoding alpha/beta hydrolase family protein, with product MTLTVVFLVLIVLTGGAGSGGVAWLTTLGVACAAALWLGRSRTGAARLVPFLPVVVAAALTASVCVPTVPTTRRYPPALPFVATQHWSLNTGSRVAVYHYPPAGQGSRHPVPLVYLHGGPVRGISVLDHRFLQLLARQGHDVYAYEQAGGGRSDPLPMDQYTISRSVRDLDAFIQRLDKGKVDVLGFSAGAVVLTRALAEPSAATRLHQAVIAEPGPMDGPTSRISGHKGRPSARGLAPSANGPRSTHIPRYAVAFGLMRLGLLTTDTGLIGQAEGDNAFTAADLGSDTASAYCARDADRIPSEDTPQNFSFSPAASLRVQQTVKDSPSIASRLRRSKTPAMLMIAECSSQLRQWATTILANDPAIQRTQYMSGVGHHMWNGLDDNDDRTAAVITAFLRGEPAPLPDHPTREEIPAFLLDRE
- a CDS encoding alpha/beta hydrolase yields the protein MQPIFVLVHSPSVGPSTWRPVAERLTAAGHRVRVPSLLHVGVGGPPFWPRTVSAVRNDLRQVPADSPVVLVAHSNAGLFVPAIRSGLDHPVTGSIFVDAALPARRGQTPVASSELLEFLRPMAVDGTLPRWTDWWDEADVAPMFPDPEMRRTVVEEQPALPLSYYEQHVPIPDGWDDHPCSYLLFGPPYAELAAEAGDRGWRVAHLPGAHLHQIVDPAGTARHLVELAATT
- a CDS encoding TetR/AcrR family transcriptional regulator, with amino-acid sequence MNAPMGLRERKKQRTRETISDTAITLFLEHGFDQVSVVDIAAAAEVSKPTLFKYFPTKEDLVVHRFADHQTVSSTVVAERPPGTSAIDALHQHFLNGLAARDPITGLNDDQSVLAFHSLVYSTPSLVARVGQYLAQAEEALARTLVDALDTGREITAALLAGQVIATERILASVNWQRIVAGRSADEVHPEAVADADHAFALLRHGLAGVAPPK
- a CDS encoding enoyl-CoA hydratase/isomerase family protein, with the protein product MTATEEPVLFHTAGRAAHITLNRPRALNALTHEMVRRIDEALTAWEHDPAVETVVITGAGERGLCAGGDIRAIHDDARDGDGTASAAFWRDEYHLNARIARYPKPYVAIMDGIVMGGGVGVSAHGRVRIVTERSRIAMPETGIGFVPDVGGTYLLGLAPGELGTHLALTGAQIGAGDALLCGLADHYIPSGALGAFVGDLARMPVRDALASHVRTPPQGELAQRRAWIDSCYAAGTVEDIVSRLLDQDEPAAKEAAETLLTRSPTAVKATLAAVRCARRLGSLEAVLDQEYRVSCAALSSPDLVEGIRAQLIDKDRRPRWSPGTLAEVMDADVDRYFAPLGVRELGLADPGSTAEVVW
- a CDS encoding maleylpyruvate isomerase N-terminal domain-containing protein, giving the protein MIPSKVDDTLPELAPFIHAVQGRRPDDGTWCEAWTVRDILVHQTGNAEELARVLRAFLAGAPVETRSFAREATYRRMSDTELWAAFMTNCEQLTEIAAAAAQDLSPDTEVMWTGRSVQVPFFAEHMREELILHRWDLTGDDRTAVRSLNESWMTEHSVVSVGRPLLVRGRAGLDLGPEGRVEGRLRTPGTDDIVVAADADGGTIRLAAPEGPATIESDAATRVLLLWGRRPADPTRWHSTAGPEALRRVRTLLGGY
- a CDS encoding Fpg/Nei family DNA glycosylase; amino-acid sequence: MPELPDVEGFREVLMTCGRQRCVTDVEVRDIGVLGGVSAQRLRRELTGRRLGEAWRHGKWLFVPVGDGGPVLVWHFGMTGSLRCCAPDEPLAPHDRVVLTLDGARHLRYGDQRKLQGVQLADDARLARIVDGLGPDALTVSRAEFRDLLSGRRRAVKSALMDQSVIAGLGNLLCDEILWRARVAPRTRARDLSETALRRVHARMGRVLDSSVRAGCVPPRRSWLTGHRDDREPMCPRCGWPLCSNRVGGRRTVWCPQCQR
- a CDS encoding helix-turn-helix domain-containing protein encodes the protein MASGSALDSSGSMKAFGAALKVFRERALLTQEQLAERLNYSHASVASVEQGRRMPSATFVERAEEALESFGVLRAVARHVGRQRGLAVWFREWAQLEETAVSLCTYECRVVPGLLQTEAYTRAVMLNVPPPPTVEQLQERIAARLARQELLTRRPPVAFSFIVEESVLLRHTGDEEVTRELLDHLLVRTQPWNVELQIMPQRQPHHAGTDGPMQLLETPERQWLGYSEGQKTGQLVSDREAVSVMQMRYAKMRSQALSPADSAELLQRMRGAL
- a CDS encoding (2Fe-2S) ferredoxin domain-containing protein, which codes for MPTDEAPDGAVAGSGPVPCRVVVCRDCCCGSPKVTGVDHAAQTARLRAEVPMRVSDCLDVCEQANVIVVQPSAVGRAAGARPVWLGLVNDVDATEDIVAWVRAGGPGVAPLPEILGLYAIKPPRRPTDS
- a CDS encoding cobalamin-binding protein; this translates as MRIVSLLPAATDIVAELGLSEQLAGRTHECDWPPREVASVPVVTGADLDQDALTSREISDAVGGSAHSGSSLYTLDTEALAALRPDVVLTQDLCDVCAVSYERVSRTVRLLDAGTRVLSLEPRTLDDVLDCLVTVGDLLDVGERARQRRAELRDRLDRVRDAVAGLGRPRVAAIEWLDPLWPAGHWVPEQITAAGGKPLLAAPGEHTKPVTWEAVRTAQPDVVLVLPCGFPPERTLREASLLSGLPGWTDLPAVRSGRVWVLDGPSYFNRPGPRVVRGAEVLAQVLHGVPAGDPVTLAEARPFPGR
- a CDS encoding DUF397 domain-containing protein encodes the protein MSTNSQLEWFKSSYSGSEGDSCVEVALALGAVHVRDSKQIDGPRFEVASPAWAEFLGFVG
- the thiI gene encoding tRNA uracil 4-sulfurtransferase ThiI, with product MSDDPRIPAPRASSDAAPVPHGPCVLLKHGEVFLKGRNRHRFTERLQDNLRVALRGVGGSTWIKTAHNVTVLGGQVPVEALVERARRVVGFNSVEPAVRVPSALDDITESAIDALRAVSGERRGLRFAVRVRRWDKQFPLTSSRMEVLLGSRVLDAVPALTVDLTTPDVTLNVVIDRRETYLSCERLPGLSGLPVGTSGRALVLLSGGYDSPVAAHRAMRRGLACDFVHFNGAPYTNPSSVYKAYALARELNRYQPPGTLHVVALGKAQKQLAVAGAGRLQVVAQRRLMVRTASALAGRIGAQALVTGDSLGQVASQTLANLVAVDEAAALPVLRPLIGREKQEIIDEARSIGTADISVLPDEDCCSLLAPPRVSTGARLPHLRSVEQRLDLEEVVEALLDSAQVLRPGEDEEVPVADDGCPAPA